A genome region from Pseudoroseomonas cervicalis includes the following:
- a CDS encoding flavin reductase family protein → MDQDTYFYDPRQGHGLPHDPFKAMLAPRPIGWITSIDGQGRVNLAPYSFFNGFHGNPPIVGFASEGRKDSVLNVEETGEFVCNLVSRELAEAMNETCAPLPHGQNEMERAGLEAAPSTLVRPPRVARAPAAFECKLTQVVRLKNIDGQDLPGWLLLGQVIGVHIRREFLRDGRFDTLAARPVARCGYRGDYAEVTSLFEMLRPTA, encoded by the coding sequence ATGGACCAGGACACCTATTTCTACGACCCGCGCCAGGGCCATGGCCTGCCGCATGACCCGTTCAAGGCGATGCTGGCGCCGCGGCCGATCGGCTGGATCACCAGCATCGACGGGCAGGGCCGGGTCAACCTGGCGCCCTACTCCTTCTTCAACGGCTTCCACGGCAACCCGCCGATCGTCGGCTTCGCCAGCGAGGGCCGCAAGGACAGCGTGCTGAATGTCGAGGAGACGGGCGAATTCGTCTGCAACCTCGTCTCCCGCGAGCTGGCCGAGGCGATGAACGAGACCTGCGCGCCGCTGCCGCATGGCCAGAACGAGATGGAGCGCGCCGGGCTGGAAGCCGCGCCCTCCACCCTGGTGCGGCCGCCGCGGGTGGCGCGCGCCCCTGCCGCCTTCGAATGCAAGCTGACCCAGGTGGTGCGGCTGAAGAACATCGACGGCCAGGACCTGCCCGGCTGGCTGCTGCTCGGCCAGGTGATCGGCGTGCATATCCGTCGCGAATTCCTGCGCGACGGGCGGTTCGACACGCTGGCGGCGCGGCCCGTGGCGCGCTGCGGCTATCGCGGAGACTATGCCGAGGTGACCAGCCTGTTCGAGATGCTGCGCCCCACCGCCTGA
- a CDS encoding alginate O-acetyltransferase AlgX-related protein, whose amino-acid sequence MTEPRWMHRAALLQGAAAVLLLGLGAWQGIAALSTRQAEARLRSVMTSEAFLDGRLTGAVNHVLAHLLPADATLRAAGGLFRWGLFGSGGPQLRVGCDDWLYLTEELRPWPQPQADMQARAEGLARAARALAQRDITLMVAVVPDKARRHPEHLCGAPWSGQARGRHDRFMALLQAQGLNALSLLPALRGVDPAYYRTDTHWNQEGAAAAAAAIAASVPPRAGLTREQRFATTLADSDSNGPGDLLRLMSLENMPDPFRPHPDRERRATTTPLEGSAPAGGGGLLDETPAPEVVLLGSSYSLNGNFLGALQQALDSTVISFAQAGGGFSGAATNYFASEAFRDTPPKLIIWEMPERVIAQPLSEEEQALLRRWN is encoded by the coding sequence ATGACCGAGCCACGCTGGATGCATCGCGCCGCCCTGCTGCAGGGGGCGGCCGCCGTGCTGCTGCTGGGGCTCGGCGCCTGGCAGGGCATCGCCGCGCTGTCGACCCGCCAGGCCGAGGCGCGGCTGCGGTCGGTGATGACCTCCGAGGCCTTCCTCGATGGCCGGCTGACCGGCGCGGTGAACCATGTGCTGGCGCATCTGCTGCCGGCGGATGCCACGCTGCGCGCGGCCGGCGGGCTGTTCCGCTGGGGGCTGTTCGGCTCCGGCGGGCCGCAGCTGCGCGTCGGCTGCGATGACTGGCTCTATCTGACCGAGGAGCTGCGCCCCTGGCCGCAGCCCCAGGCCGACATGCAGGCCCGCGCCGAGGGGCTGGCGCGCGCCGCCCGCGCCCTGGCGCAGCGCGACATCACGCTGATGGTGGCCGTGGTGCCGGACAAGGCGCGGCGCCACCCGGAGCATCTCTGCGGCGCGCCCTGGTCGGGCCAGGCGCGCGGGCGGCATGACCGCTTCATGGCGCTGCTGCAGGCGCAGGGGCTGAACGCGCTGTCGCTGCTGCCGGCGCTGCGCGGCGTCGACCCCGCCTATTACCGCACCGACACGCATTGGAACCAGGAGGGCGCGGCGGCCGCGGCGGCGGCCATCGCCGCCAGCGTGCCGCCGCGCGCCGGCCTCACGCGCGAGCAGCGCTTCGCCACCACCCTGGCGGATAGCGACAGCAACGGACCGGGCGATCTGCTGCGGCTGATGAGCCTGGAGAACATGCCCGACCCCTTCCGCCCGCACCCCGATCGCGAGCGCCGCGCCACCACCACGCCGCTGGAGGGCAGCGCGCCCGCGGGCGGCGGCGGGCTGCTGGACGAGACGCCGGCGCCGGAAGTGGTGCTGCTCGGCTCCTCCTACTCGCTGAACGGCAATTTCCTGGGCGCGCTGCAGCAGGCGCTGGACAGCACGGTGATCAGCTTCGCCCAGGCCGGCGGCGGCTTCAGCGGCGCGGCGACCAACTACTTCGCCAGCGAGGCCTTCCGCGACACGCCGCCCAAGCTGATCATCTGGGAGATGCCGGAGCGGGTCATCGCCCAGCCGCTCTCCGAGGAGGAGCAGGCGCTGCTGCGCCGCTGGAACTAG
- a CDS encoding CBS domain-containing protein, with translation MQVQDVMTRAVLTVPPTTPVATLAALFAERGVSGVPVTDGEGRLLGLVTEGDMLRRLAAPAGRPRPWYQRLLDSAPRQAEEFARIHGRHAQDVMSTELVTATPEMPVEEAAALLERHRIRRLPVLRDGRLAGLLSRADLMRAMLAPPASAAADTPDEEIRARISKALWQQPWVDAFYVFATVERGIVTFHGFCRSPAVERALRVLAEGVPGVRGVKLELSPSPALLPAD, from the coding sequence ATGCAGGTTCAGGACGTGATGACCCGGGCGGTGCTGACCGTGCCGCCCACCACCCCGGTGGCCACGCTGGCCGCGCTCTTCGCCGAGCGGGGGGTCTCCGGCGTGCCGGTGACGGATGGCGAGGGCCGGCTGCTCGGCCTGGTCACCGAGGGCGACATGCTGCGCCGCCTGGCCGCGCCGGCCGGGCGGCCGCGCCCCTGGTACCAGCGCCTGCTGGACAGCGCGCCGCGCCAGGCGGAGGAGTTCGCCCGCATCCATGGCCGCCACGCCCAGGATGTGATGAGCACGGAGCTGGTCACCGCCACGCCGGAGATGCCGGTGGAGGAGGCGGCCGCGCTGCTGGAGCGGCACCGCATCCGCCGCCTGCCGGTGCTGCGCGACGGGCGGCTGGCCGGGCTGCTGTCGCGCGCCGACCTGATGCGCGCCATGCTGGCGCCGCCGGCCAGTGCGGCGGCCGACACGCCGGATGAGGAGATCCGCGCCCGCATCAGCAAGGCGCTGTGGCAGCAGCCCTGGGTCGATGCCTTCTATGTCTTCGCGACGGTGGAGCGCGGCATCGTCACCTTCCACGGCTTCTGCCGCTCGCCGGCGGTGGAGCGGGCGCTGCGCGTGCTGGCCGAGGGCGTGCCCGGGGTGCGCGGGGTGAAGCTGGAGCTGAGCCCGTCCCCCGCCCTGCTGCCGGCCGATTGA
- a CDS encoding bifunctional diguanylate cyclase/phosphodiesterase produces MRFLNALLRRNTALPPAAGAAAPDPALAGDAVAAIAERDRLRAMLDTNSDWIWEVDAEGRYTFASAHIEALLGYRPEEVLGRTPFDLMPPEEAARIGTIFAGIAARKAPFSGLLNRNRHADGRIIVLETSGVPLLAEDGRLLGYRGVDRDVTEREARTAQIAWAARHDSLTGLANRTEFQARLEERLAQGEATGLLLLDLDFFKEVNDQLGHASGDVLLRQVAQRLDRLLPEGSLGARLGGDEFAALLAAGPEQAQALAQHLSGALCEPYQLEGRSAVIGVSCGLALAPRHAGAVSALLRCADLALYQAKQEGRGHVCLYGPQLEARQRTDEGLEAALRRAIAQEDISLCYRPLRDLADGRVRGCFAEPGWWHPVQGAMPAEAFLGLADRTGLVLPLGAQLLRRACRAARDWPAEWRLTLPVTAVQLRDPSFPALVQQVLQETGLPPARLEMAVSEASLGQGAGPLPRALRKLRELGIGLALDRFGEGAVSLGLLQRFRFDRLRLAPALTEALPREPEAGMVAAILLLAGRLGARVTALGTLGAPQRAALHALGCQEEQDTAAAEVPPG; encoded by the coding sequence TGCGGTTTCTCAACGCCTTGCTGCGGCGCAACACCGCCTTGCCGCCAGCGGCCGGGGCGGCGGCGCCGGATCCGGCCCTGGCCGGCGACGCCGTCGCGGCCATCGCCGAGCGCGACCGGCTGCGCGCCATGCTCGACACCAATTCCGACTGGATCTGGGAGGTGGATGCCGAGGGCCGCTACACCTTCGCCTCCGCCCATATCGAGGCGCTGCTGGGCTACCGCCCCGAGGAGGTGCTGGGCCGCACCCCCTTCGACCTGATGCCGCCGGAGGAGGCGGCGCGCATCGGCACCATCTTCGCCGGCATCGCCGCGCGCAAGGCGCCCTTTTCCGGCCTGCTGAACCGCAACCGCCACGCCGATGGCCGCATCATCGTGCTGGAGACCAGCGGCGTGCCGCTGCTGGCCGAGGATGGCAGGCTGCTCGGCTATCGCGGCGTCGACCGCGACGTCACCGAGCGCGAGGCGCGCACGGCGCAGATCGCCTGGGCGGCGCGGCATGATTCGCTGACCGGCCTGGCCAACCGCACCGAGTTCCAGGCGCGGCTGGAGGAAAGGCTGGCCCAGGGGGAGGCCACCGGGCTGCTGCTGCTCGACCTCGACTTCTTCAAGGAGGTGAACGACCAGCTCGGCCATGCCAGCGGCGACGTGCTGCTGCGCCAGGTGGCGCAGCGGCTCGACCGGCTGCTGCCGGAGGGGAGCCTGGGCGCGCGGCTCGGCGGCGATGAATTCGCGGCGCTGCTGGCGGCGGGGCCGGAGCAGGCCCAGGCCCTGGCGCAGCATCTGTCCGGGGCGCTGTGTGAACCTTACCAGCTCGAGGGGCGCAGCGCGGTGATCGGCGTCAGCTGCGGCCTGGCCCTGGCGCCGCGCCATGCCGGCGCCGTCTCCGCCCTGCTGCGCTGCGCCGACCTGGCGCTGTACCAGGCCAAGCAGGAAGGGCGCGGCCATGTCTGCCTCTACGGCCCGCAGCTGGAGGCGCGGCAGCGCACCGATGAGGGGCTGGAGGCGGCGCTGCGCCGCGCCATCGCGCAGGAGGACATCTCCCTCTGCTACCGGCCGCTGCGCGATCTGGCCGATGGCCGGGTGCGGGGCTGCTTCGCCGAGCCCGGCTGGTGGCACCCGGTGCAGGGCGCCATGCCCGCCGAGGCCTTTCTGGGCCTGGCCGACCGCACCGGGCTGGTGCTGCCGCTCGGCGCCCAGCTGCTGCGCCGCGCCTGCCGCGCCGCCCGCGACTGGCCGGCGGAGTGGCGCCTGACCCTGCCGGTGACCGCCGTGCAGCTGCGCGACCCGAGCTTCCCCGCCCTGGTGCAGCAGGTGCTGCAGGAGACCGGCCTGCCGCCGGCGCGGCTGGAGATGGCGGTGAGCGAGGCCTCGCTCGGCCAGGGGGCCGGCCCGCTGCCGCGCGCCCTGCGCAAGCTGCGCGAACTCGGCATCGGCCTGGCGCTGGACCGCTTCGGCGAGGGCGCGGTGTCGCTCGGCCTGCTGCAGCGCTTCCGCTTCGACCGGCTGCGCCTGGCCCCCGCCCTGACCGAGGCGCTGCCGCGCGAGCCGGAGGCCGGCATGGTCGCCGCCATCCTGCTGCTGGCCGGGCGGCTCGGCGCGCGGGTGACAGCGCTGGGCACGCTCGGCGCGCCGCAGCGCGCCGCGCTGCACGCGCTGGGCTGCCAGGAGGAGCAGGACACGGCCGCCGCGGAGGTGCCGCCGGGCTGA
- a CDS encoding amylo-alpha-1,6-glucosidase: MDLPSTLPEHDELPASATTALQQGHSTTLKHGDSFALADHAGELTGGAEGLYHGDTRHLSRFSLWLNGQRPLLLSAALLQNNAALSCDLTNAALPPAASAAPEQRPPADTVPEDMLHLRRSRFLWQGTWYERLAIRNFDDRPHRIRLELRFAADFADLFEARGARRARRGTLHAPSLGADAVQLAYTGLDGTLRRTRLRFDPAPALLDGHRAVWELTLPARGRCALFVEIACNPPAEPDCRPRLGFGQALRAGRRWLRQQASRRAHVSSSNDIFNEAMRRAAADLTMLLTETPHGPYPYAGIPWYSTAFGRDALITAWHMLWYDPAIARGVLGFLAENQATAHDPATDAEPGKILHETRQGEMALLGEVPFRRYYGSADATPLFVMLAGAYLDRSGDLATLRRLWPNIEAALRWIETEGDADGDGFQEYRRKRPDGLLNQGWKDSHDAIFHADGTIAEGPIALVELQAYAYAAWQAAARILRALGEPARAAEYEARAASLRLAFDAAFWDEALGTYVLALDGQKRPCRVRASNAGHALFAGIALPERAAQLAHTLLDPSFFTGWGIRTIASGEARYNPMSYHNGSVWPHDNALIAEGFARYGLREAASQVFGAIFDAATASDQRRLPELFCGFPRRRGQGPVLYPVACSPQAWAASTPFALLRACIGLGFDPARGRVEFDQPVLPRFLHGLSLHNLRLGEGHLDIAFQRVDGEVAMHVLGRSGGVQAVLQIG, encoded by the coding sequence ATGGACCTGCCTTCCACGCTTCCCGAGCATGACGAGCTGCCCGCCAGCGCCACCACGGCGCTGCAGCAGGGCCATTCGACCACCTTGAAGCATGGCGACAGCTTCGCCCTGGCCGACCATGCCGGCGAGCTGACCGGAGGCGCGGAGGGGCTGTATCACGGCGACACGCGGCATCTGTCGCGCTTCAGCCTGTGGCTGAACGGGCAGCGGCCGCTGCTGCTCTCCGCCGCGCTGCTGCAGAACAATGCCGCGCTGAGCTGCGACCTGACCAATGCGGCGCTGCCGCCGGCGGCCAGCGCGGCGCCGGAGCAGCGCCCGCCGGCCGACACCGTGCCGGAGGACATGCTGCATCTGCGCCGCAGCCGGTTCCTCTGGCAGGGCACCTGGTATGAGCGGCTGGCGATCCGCAATTTCGACGACAGGCCGCACCGTATCCGGTTGGAGCTGCGCTTCGCCGCCGATTTCGCCGATCTGTTCGAGGCGCGCGGCGCCCGCCGCGCCCGCCGCGGCACGCTGCACGCGCCCAGCCTCGGCGCCGATGCGGTGCAGCTGGCCTATACCGGGCTGGACGGCACGCTGCGCCGCACCCGGCTGCGCTTCGACCCGGCCCCGGCGCTGCTCGACGGGCATCGCGCGGTGTGGGAGCTGACCCTGCCGGCGCGCGGCCGCTGCGCCCTGTTCGTCGAGATCGCCTGCAACCCGCCGGCCGAGCCCGATTGCCGGCCGCGCCTGGGCTTCGGCCAGGCGCTGCGCGCCGGGCGGCGCTGGCTGCGGCAGCAGGCCTCGCGCCGGGCGCATGTCAGCAGCAGCAACGACATCTTCAACGAGGCGATGCGCCGCGCCGCCGCCGACCTGACCATGCTGCTGACCGAGACGCCGCACGGCCCCTACCCCTATGCCGGCATCCCCTGGTACAGCACCGCCTTCGGCCGCGACGCGCTGATCACCGCCTGGCACATGCTCTGGTACGACCCGGCCATCGCCCGCGGCGTGCTGGGCTTCCTGGCCGAGAACCAGGCGACGGCGCATGACCCGGCCACCGATGCCGAGCCGGGCAAGATCCTGCACGAGACCCGCCAGGGCGAGATGGCGCTGCTCGGCGAGGTGCCGTTCCGCCGCTACTATGGCAGCGCCGATGCCACGCCGCTCTTCGTCATGCTGGCCGGCGCCTATCTCGACCGCAGCGGCGACCTGGCCACGCTGCGCCGGCTCTGGCCGAATATCGAGGCGGCGCTGCGCTGGATCGAGACGGAGGGCGACGCCGATGGCGACGGCTTCCAGGAATATCGCCGCAAGCGCCCGGACGGGCTGCTGAACCAGGGCTGGAAGGACAGCCACGACGCCATCTTCCATGCCGATGGCACGATCGCCGAGGGGCCGATCGCGCTGGTCGAGCTGCAGGCCTATGCCTATGCCGCCTGGCAGGCCGCCGCGCGCATCCTGCGCGCCCTGGGCGAGCCGGCGCGCGCGGCGGAGTACGAGGCGCGCGCCGCCTCGCTGCGCCTGGCCTTCGACGCCGCCTTCTGGGACGAGGCGCTCGGCACCTATGTGCTGGCGCTGGACGGGCAGAAGCGGCCCTGCCGGGTGCGCGCCTCCAATGCCGGGCATGCGCTGTTCGCCGGCATCGCCCTGCCGGAGCGGGCGGCACAGCTGGCGCACACCCTGCTCGACCCTTCCTTCTTTACCGGCTGGGGCATCCGCACCATCGCCTCGGGCGAGGCGCGCTACAATCCGATGAGCTACCACAATGGCTCGGTCTGGCCGCACGACAACGCGCTGATCGCCGAGGGCTTCGCCCGCTACGGGCTGCGCGAGGCCGCGTCCCAGGTGTTCGGCGCCATCTTCGACGCCGCCACGGCCTCCGACCAGCGCCGCCTGCCGGAGCTGTTCTGCGGCTTCCCGCGCCGCCGCGGCCAGGGGCCGGTGCTCTACCCGGTGGCCTGCTCGCCCCAGGCCTGGGCCGCCTCCACCCCCTTCGCCCTGCTGCGCGCCTGCATCGGCCTCGGCTTCGACCCGGCGCGCGGCCGGGTGGAGTTCGACCAGCCGGTGCTGCCGCGCTTCCTGCACGGGCTGAGCCTGCACAATCTGCGGCTGGGCGAAGGGCATCTCGACATCGCCTTCCAGCGCGTCGATGGCGAGGTGGCGATGCATGTGCTCGGCCGCTCCGGCGGGGTGCAGGCGGTGCTGCAGATCGGCTGA
- a CDS encoding MBOAT family protein, giving the protein MIFASFEFLCLFLPLFFAVYFATPTGWRNAPVLVLSWAFYAWWRIDFLALLLGVTLFTFFTARAMERVGAQTLRGKRLMQFGLVGNLAVLGWFKYANFGVDSLNAVLDGIGLGRIGWAEIVLPIGLSFYVLQSVSYLVDVRRGTVPVSHSFLRYATYKAIFSQLIAGPIVRYAEIADDLKHRTHSLAQFGMGARRFMIGFAMKVIIADTLSPMVDAIFRLEAPTLADAWAGAIAYTLQLYFDFAGYSAMAIGLALMIGFRFPENFDNPYLAGSIQNFWQRWHMTLSRFLRDYLYIPFGGSRRGAGRTYLNLFLTMLIGGFWHGANWTFLIWGAWQGGLLALHRYWSHGGRAMPWIAGHALTLLAVILGWVVFRAANLEEALRVYAGMLGAHGTGLSDALAWQVTPDQWGTILIGILLVYLPLARDRLPFLRPAAELSAFWRPFWAIGPLCAFLLGIVLLYSRAAVPFLYFQF; this is encoded by the coding sequence ATGATCTTCGCCTCCTTCGAGTTCCTTTGCCTGTTCCTGCCGCTGTTCTTCGCGGTCTATTTCGCCACCCCCACAGGCTGGCGCAACGCACCGGTGCTGGTGCTCTCCTGGGCCTTCTACGCTTGGTGGCGCATCGACTTCCTGGCGCTGCTGCTCGGCGTCACGCTGTTCACCTTCTTCACCGCCCGGGCGATGGAGCGCGTCGGCGCCCAGACGCTGCGCGGCAAGCGGCTGATGCAGTTCGGCCTGGTCGGCAATCTCGCCGTGCTGGGCTGGTTCAAATACGCCAATTTCGGCGTCGACAGCCTGAACGCGGTGCTGGACGGCATCGGCCTCGGCCGCATCGGCTGGGCCGAGATCGTGCTGCCGATCGGCCTCTCCTTCTACGTGCTGCAATCGGTCAGCTACCTGGTCGATGTGCGGCGCGGCACGGTGCCGGTCAGCCACAGCTTCCTGCGCTACGCCACCTACAAGGCGATCTTCTCCCAGCTCATCGCCGGCCCGATCGTGCGCTATGCCGAGATCGCCGACGATCTGAAGCACCGCACCCATTCCCTGGCGCAGTTCGGCATGGGCGCGCGGCGCTTCATGATCGGCTTCGCCATGAAGGTGATCATCGCCGACACGCTGAGCCCGATGGTGGATGCCATCTTCCGGCTGGAGGCGCCGACCCTGGCCGATGCCTGGGCGGGCGCCATCGCCTACACGCTGCAGCTCTATTTCGACTTCGCCGGCTATTCGGCGATGGCGATCGGGCTGGCGCTGATGATCGGCTTCCGCTTCCCGGAAAACTTCGACAATCCCTATCTCGCCGGCTCGATCCAGAATTTCTGGCAGCGCTGGCACATGACGCTGTCGCGCTTCCTGCGCGACTATCTCTACATCCCCTTCGGCGGCAGCCGGCGCGGCGCCGGGCGCACCTATCTCAACCTGTTCCTGACCATGCTGATCGGCGGCTTCTGGCATGGCGCCAACTGGACCTTCCTGATCTGGGGCGCCTGGCAGGGCGGGCTGCTGGCGCTGCACCGCTACTGGAGCCATGGCGGCCGCGCCATGCCCTGGATCGCCGGCCATGCGCTGACGCTGCTCGCCGTCATCCTGGGCTGGGTGGTGTTCCGGGCGGCCAATCTGGAGGAGGCGCTGCGCGTCTATGCCGGCATGCTGGGCGCCCATGGCACCGGGCTCAGCGACGCGCTGGCCTGGCAGGTAACGCCGGACCAGTGGGGCACCATCCTCATCGGCATCCTGCTGGTCTACCTGCCGCTGGCGCGCGACCGCCTGCCCTTCCTGCGCCCGGCGGCGGAGCTGTCGGCCTTCTGGCGCCCCTTCTGGGCGATCGGGCCGCTGTGCGCCTTCCTGCTCGGCATCGTGCTGCTCTACAGCCGCGCCGCCGTGCCCTTCCTGTATTTCCAGTTCTGA
- a CDS encoding alpha-amylase family glycosyl hydrolase, with protein MVAGADWWRGAVLYQVYPRSFADSDGDGIGDLKGIEARLEHIARLGVDAVWICPFYASPGRDFGYDVSDHLAVDPLFGSLEDVDRLLERAHALGLKVLVDLVGGHTSDAHPWFRRSRTGHEAPEADWYVWADPSPDGTPPNNWLSVFGGSAWSWEPRRRQYYLHHFLSSQPSLNLANPAALEALLAVGEFWLKRGVDGFRLDAVDFLAHDPELRSNAARPAPGGAVPAKLFGLQWHQHDMMHPQILEILRRIRALTDRYGAVTLGEVSSQDGAFERVLRYSSGEELLHMAYTLRPLRGGFDHAAVRSLLEAAEGGTEREGWPCWSFSNHDVERAVTRWNPAGREAPADPRFARLLASLLLSLRGSVCLYQGEELGLPEAELTLAQVRDPFGLTYWPEFKGRDGSRTPMPWAGGAPQAGFSSGEPWLPVPAAHHALAVDRQEEDSDSLLHAWRRLLALRRAHPALLRGGMKVLDLPAPLVGLVRDYAGQRVIALFNLSDAPVRCPVSSLTLLADGSSEGLELRNGLATLPPYGVLMGELDPVNTRMPAYSAM; from the coding sequence ATGGTAGCGGGGGCCGATTGGTGGCGTGGCGCGGTGTTGTACCAGGTGTATCCGCGCAGTTTCGCCGATAGCGACGGCGATGGCATCGGCGATCTGAAGGGGATCGAGGCGCGGCTCGAGCATATCGCCCGCCTTGGCGTCGATGCGGTCTGGATCTGCCCCTTCTACGCCTCGCCGGGGCGCGATTTCGGCTATGACGTGTCCGACCATCTGGCGGTGGACCCGCTCTTCGGCAGCCTCGAGGATGTCGACCGGCTGCTGGAGCGCGCCCATGCGCTGGGGCTGAAGGTGCTGGTGGATCTGGTGGGCGGCCATACCTCGGACGCGCATCCCTGGTTCCGCCGCAGCCGCACCGGGCATGAGGCGCCGGAGGCCGATTGGTATGTCTGGGCCGATCCGAGCCCGGATGGCACCCCGCCCAACAACTGGCTGAGCGTCTTCGGCGGCTCCGCCTGGAGCTGGGAGCCGCGCCGGCGGCAATACTACCTGCACCATTTCCTCTCCAGCCAGCCCAGCCTGAACCTGGCCAACCCGGCGGCGCTGGAGGCGCTGCTGGCGGTGGGCGAGTTCTGGCTGAAGCGCGGCGTCGACGGCTTCCGCCTGGATGCGGTGGATTTCCTGGCGCATGACCCGGAGCTGCGCAGCAATGCCGCGCGCCCCGCGCCGGGGGGCGCGGTGCCGGCCAAGCTGTTCGGCCTGCAATGGCACCAGCACGACATGATGCATCCGCAGATCCTCGAGATCCTGCGTCGCATCCGCGCGCTGACCGACCGCTATGGCGCGGTGACGCTGGGCGAGGTCTCCAGCCAGGACGGCGCCTTCGAGCGCGTGCTGCGCTACAGCAGCGGCGAGGAGCTGCTGCACATGGCCTATACGCTGCGCCCGCTGCGCGGCGGCTTCGACCATGCGGCGGTGCGCAGCCTGCTGGAGGCGGCGGAAGGCGGCACGGAGCGCGAGGGCTGGCCCTGCTGGTCCTTCTCCAATCATGATGTCGAGCGGGCGGTGACGCGCTGGAACCCGGCCGGGCGGGAGGCACCGGCCGATCCGCGCTTCGCCCGGCTGCTGGCGTCGCTGCTGCTGTCGCTGCGCGGCAGCGTCTGCCTCTACCAGGGGGAGGAGCTGGGCCTGCCCGAGGCCGAGCTGACGCTGGCCCAGGTGCGCGACCCCTTCGGCCTGACCTATTGGCCGGAATTCAAGGGCCGCGATGGCAGCCGCACCCCGATGCCCTGGGCGGGCGGGGCGCCGCAGGCCGGCTTCTCCAGCGGTGAGCCCTGGCTGCCGGTGCCGGCCGCGCACCACGCCCTGGCGGTGGACCGGCAGGAGGAGGATTCCGACAGCCTGCTGCATGCCTGGCGCCGGCTGCTGGCGCTGCGCCGCGCCCATCCCGCCCTGCTGCGCGGCGGCATGAAGGTGCTGGACCTGCCGGCGCCGCTGGTCGGGCTGGTGCGCGACTATGCCGGGCAGCGGGTGATCGCGCTGTTCAACCTGTCGGATGCGCCGGTGCGCTGCCCGGTCTCCAGCCTGACCCTGCTGGCCGATGGCAGCAGCGAGGGGCTGGAGCTGCGCAACGGCCTGGCCACGCTGCCGCCCTATGGCGTGCTGATGGGTGAGCTGGATCCGGTGAATACCCGCATGCCGGCCTATTCGGCGATGTGA
- a CDS encoding SGNH/GDSL hydrolase family protein: MQSLLAGLSLLILGDSHFASQGYLITTLQDQLVQQGARVATFAACGSPASVFLSARVASCGTAQRIQSGPVETHRGPDARTTPLPQLVQQYRPNLIIVAMGDTMAGYVRRELPADSVREEVTALTDQIRAMNLPCVWIGPSWGTEGGPFMKTYARVQQMSQLLSTIVAPCTYVDSTKLSQPGQWPTFDGQHYTVDGYRAYGQALATTLAQLPQLREIRR; this comes from the coding sequence ATGCAGTCCTTGCTCGCCGGCCTCTCCCTGCTGATCCTGGGCGACAGCCATTTCGCCTCGCAGGGCTATCTGATCACGACGCTGCAGGACCAGCTGGTGCAGCAGGGCGCGCGCGTCGCCACCTTCGCCGCCTGCGGCTCCCCCGCCAGCGTCTTCCTCAGCGCCCGCGTCGCCTCCTGCGGCACGGCGCAGCGCATCCAGTCCGGCCCGGTCGAGACCCATCGCGGCCCCGATGCCCGCACCACCCCGCTGCCGCAGCTGGTGCAGCAATACCGCCCGAACCTGATCATCGTCGCCATGGGCGACACCATGGCGGGCTATGTGCGGCGCGAGCTGCCGGCCGACAGCGTGCGGGAGGAGGTGACGGCGCTGACCGACCAGATCCGCGCCATGAACCTGCCCTGCGTCTGGATCGGCCCGAGCTGGGGCACCGAGGGCGGGCCCTTCATGAAGACCTATGCGCGGGTGCAGCAGATGTCGCAGCTGCTCTCGACCATCGTCGCGCCCTGCACCTATGTCGATTCGACCAAGCTGTCGCAGCCCGGCCAGTGGCCGACCTTCGACGGCCAGCACTACACGGTGGATGGCTACCGCGCCTATGGCCAGGCGCTGGCCACGACGCTGGCCCAGCTGCCGCAGCTGCGCGAGATCCGCCGCTGA